GGTCATGAAACAATGCTGGGGTTTCAAACAAATGGCAGGCAGTAAAGCCATCCAGCGCTTTTTCAACAAACATACCCTGGCCACCAACCAGCAGATCTTCACCCCTTTATACCAATGGTTTTTTGGCAATCTGCAGTATGATAATTACACGCTGGATGTCGACTCCACCATCCTTACCCGATACGGCGGGCAACAGGGTAGTAAAAAAGGATACAACCCCCTTAAGCCAGGCCGCAACAGTCATCATCCTTTAATCGCCTTTATAGAGGAAACAAAAATGGTCGCCAACTTTTGGCTGCGAAGCGGCGACAGCTATACGAGCAATAATTTTCAGGGCTTTTTAGCCGATACGATCGAAAAACTAAACGGTAAAAAAATAGGCTTATTCAGGGCCGACAGTGGATTTTACGGTAAAGAAGTATTTGAGTATCTGGAGCAAAGTCCACAAGTGGGCAACTACATCATTGCCGCCCGGCAGTACAAACCGATCCAACAAAAACTCGCCGCACAACACCTGTGGGTAAAAGTTACTGCTGGTATCGAAGTGGCCGAAAGCACTTATCAAAGTCCCCTGTGGGATCAACCCAGAAGGCTGGTCATGGTCCGCCAGCAAGTCAGTGAACGCCCCTGTGCAACGGGCAAAACGCTGAAACTATTTGAAGACGAGGGCATTTATAAAAATTACCGCTACAGTTGTTTTGTCACCGATTTAACCCTGCCGGCACTTCAGGTGTGGAATCTGTACCGGCAAAGGGCCAATTGCGAAAACCAGATCAAAGAACTGAAATACGATTTTGGGGCAGACAGCTTCAATCTTAAAAACTTTGATGCCACCGAAGCGGCCCTGAACTGGGTGATGATGGCCTATAACTTCATCAGCCTTTTCAGGCAGGTCGTGCTTAATACCCAAGTAGAACAACGCCTGAAAACATTACGCTACAAGGTGTTTGCCATTGGCGGGTATATGGTAAAAAACGGCAGCCAGAAAATCCTAAAACTGTCGCTGGCCATGAAACGAAGAGAATGGTTTACCGGCCTATGGAATTGTAATAAAACATTTGACTTGACAAAAACTTAAATCCCTAATGACTTTTTTGGGGTTATTGGAGGCAGTGAATTGGCATGGAGGAAGAGATGCCGTAGATTCTGTTCTTTTTTTAAAATTGATATTAATTAAGTTAAATATGCCCAATAAGACAACGCTCAAAACTCCTGACTCAGAACTTATAAGATGTGGGTGGTGTGGTAATGATCCATTATATCAAAAGTATCATGATGAGGAATGGGGTCGGGAAGTTCGGGATGATAAAACCATGTTTGAGTTTTTACTCTTAGAGAGTGCTCAGGCGGGTTTAAGTTGGATCACTATTTTACGTAAGAGAGAGAATTACCGAAAGGCATTTGCTGATTTTGATGTTGAAAAGGTAGCTGCTTTTACTGAGGAGGACATTGAGCGTTTGTTGAAAGACGAAGGGATTATCCGTAACCGGTTAAAGATTACCGCTGCCATAACAAATGCAAAATTGTTTATCGAGCTTCAAAAAGAGTTCGGAAGCTTTAATAATTACATTTGGGGTTTTTTACCAGATGGGAAGCCAATAATTAATCAGCCTAAAAGTTTAAGTGAAGTTCCTCCCAGGACAGAAATATCCGATGCAATTAGCAAGGATATGAAAAAACGGGGTTTTAAGTTTTTTGGCACCACTATATGCTATGCCCACATGCAAGCAACCGGAATGGTAAATGATCATTTGGTAGACTGCCATGTGATACACAATGGACAATAAAAAAGCGTTCAACTTTTGGGTTGAACGCTTTTTATTATTGGTTTGTCTATTTCAAAATCCACATCAATTCGTTGATATCATCTTTGCCACCAAACTGACTTTGCAATGCTTTGGTTAGGTTTTCTGTATTATTAGTGTGTTCACTTGAAGGATACAGGAAACGTTTAGGAATACGCTGGCTGTTTGCAGTACCAGGTCCTACCAGGAAAGTAGGAACTCCGGTTCTGCGTTGATTGTAATATGCTTCCCACCCTGAGTTTTGGAAAAATCCAAGATACTTTTGCATCAGAATTTGATTCAAAGCTACGTCTGCAACTGATGAATAAGCAACCTCTGGTTGTGCCAGGTAAGCATTAATAGCATCAGTTGAAATTCCATAAAGCTGCATCGATGCTCTGATTCCTTTGTTGTAAGAATCAGCAGCATTGCCATTTACCCAACCACGGTTAATTGCCTCTGCTATGTTAAAGCATAATTCAATATAACCTATTTGAATACATGGCTCTCCCAGGTATTGATAGTAACGGTCTTTGCGAATGAATGAATACTCGCCTTTATTGGCTTTTGACGACATATCGTCCAAGCTTTCACCTGAGCTGGCGCCTACATATGCAGCAAAATCGGCAGGAGTTAAACCTGCTGCAATTTTTGCTGGAGCTGGCTCTGCTACAATAAATGTGCGTGGATCCTTTAAACTAACAAGTTTATTTAAATATGTAGCTGACATGTTATTGCGTGTAGCCGTGTTGCCAAAATTGTCAGGGTTTAAAGGATATTTATTCGTTGTAGTGTTATAAACATATTGAAGGTTATCCTCTGAACTGTTAGGTAAAGGATATTTAGCAGGGTTGGCTATAGTTTCTGCAAAACGTTGCTTAACCTTTAAATCGATGTCGGCTTCTTTTTTACTTAAATGAATCAATAATCGCAATTTAAAGGCATTGACAGCTTTTTGCCAACCTGTAAGCTTTCCTCCTAATAAAAAGTCTCCAGCAAGATTTTTATCATTTGCAATAATTAATGCGGCCAAGTCAGCATTAGCTTCTTCTAACCAGGTAAGAGACTGTAAAAACACTTCTTTTTGTGTATTGTATTTAGGTTTGAAGATGCCTTCTGAAGTTCTTAACGCTTCATCCATTGGAATATCTCCAAGACGCATAGTCATATCTATATAGAAAAACGCTTTAAAGAATTTTGCTAAGGCAGAGTATGCATTTTTGGTAGGAAGACCGCTGCCACTGCTGGCTGCTTCCAATTCCATCTGCTTAATGTCATTTAAAGTAAGGTAATTGGTAGAACCGCCTGTCCAGCTATATTCTTGATTGGCATAGTAGTTATAATTGCTGCACCAATATTGGTTCCAACGCTGAACATCGCTCCATGGTCCTTTGTAGAAATCATTTTCGATGCTTGTTAAAAGCAAGGCCGGGGAAGATTTAGTAGTTTTATTTGGGTTTTTCTCCAGCTCCTCGAAATTCTGGCAAGCAGATACACTAAATCCTGCTGCGGCAAGGAGTATGATTAGTTTTTTATTCAGTTTCATTTTAATTCTTCTTTGCATTAAATGGTTAGAATGTAATGTTCAAATTGATGCCGTAGCTTTTGCTGGTTGGCGTTTGTAAGCTCGATTGTGAAGTCATACCAGGGAACTGATCAAGGTCAACATCCTTTACCTTGGCAAAATACAACAGGTTACGGCCCACCAATGAGATAGAGGCTCGCTGAACTGACATACGGTTTAAGATGCTTTTTGGAAGATTAAAACCAATAGTTACTTCGCGAAGTTTTGCATAGGTCTTGTCGATCAGGTTTCCTTCTGAAATGCTATAATGACGGCTAATGTAATCCTGTAGGTAAGTTGGGGTAGTGTTTGTCGCAAAAGTTAACTGATCGTAGTTGGTAATGTTACCATCAACATCATAGTTGATTTTCGCTCCATTTGAAACCACAACGCCTTCACCAATAAATGATTTAATGCCTTTAACGTCATTGGCTCTGGCTTCACCCCAGGCACCTTGAACGGTTTTAATGTGACGTCCACCGCGCATCGTTTGACGTAAAACATAATCCACCATTTTACCTCCTACACGGCCATCAAATTGAAATCCGAAAGTGAATTGTTTGTAACTGAATTTGTTGTTGAAGCTCCAGGTCCAATCTGGGTTCATATTACCTAAAAAGCGAGAAACCGGATTTTGAATAGGGCGACCACTGTCATCGTTTATAATCTGTCCGTTTTGCGTACGCGCAAAAGCAGATGTGTAAAGCTTGTCTAGACGGTCACCAACTTTTAAGAATTGTTGTAAATTCTCAATACCCGGATATATTTCGGTCAATACTTCTTTATACGTTGACCAGTTAACCATCACATCCCATTTAAAACCATTGATTTTTCTGAATGGAGAGCCTGTTAAAGTTAGCTCCCAGCCACTACGGCGAGATTTGATGCCATTGGTTAAAAAGCTGGAATAGCCTGTAGCCTGTGATAATGGGAGTTCGAAAATTCTAGGCCCATCCAAGCTGCTGAAATAAGAGGCATCTACTCCTAAACGATTACCAAGGAATTTCATTTCGGCTCCGGTTTCATAAGCAGAACTGTAGCCTGGCTGTAAGTCCGGATTGGTTAAAATGTTGGTATAGCTTGACCCCGGCTGATTGTTGTAAATAGGGCTTACAGAATACGACGGATTATTTTTGTATGAAGGACCGTTGTATGGTGTGGTATAGTCCATGCCATATGCTAGATTATAACCTGATAATACAGCTGCTGAACTGATGTATTGGTCAACAGCAGTGTTTCCTACCTTGGCATAAGAGCCTCTCAGTTTTAAATAAGAAATTGCAGTTGGCATTTTTATTAGTTCCGATAAAACTACACCTGTTCCTATAGAAGGATAAAAGAAGGTGTTGTTTTGCGTAGGCATGGTTGATGACTTATCAACACGTCCGGTAAGCGATAAGCTCAGGAAGTTTTTATACATCAAATCCAAGTAAGCATATGAGCTGAAAACTTGCATTGGAGCCTCGTAGTTGAATGTTTGACGAGGGTTTAAAGAGTTGTTAAGATTGTACCATCCCGGTATATTCAAATAGTCAGTAGTTGAATAAGTTGAATGGTAATTAAATGTACGTAAGTTGGCTCCCAATGAAGCTTTGACATCCAGTGAAGGGACTACTTCTTTGTCAAAGTTTAGCAATACATCAGTATTGTTTTCGAACATGTTGCGCATATCTTCGCGGTAGTCTCCTTTGGCTTGCTCGCGGCCGTAAGTGGTTGCAGAGTAAGGTAGCTTTTCAGTACGAAGTAAGTCGTAAGTAGTAATTTGAGTACGGGCACTTAAGTTCAAATAATTTGTGAATTTGTAATTTAAGCTCATGTGACCATACATATCGGTTTTGTGGTGGCTGCGTAACCATTCTTTAGCTACAAACCAAGGGTTGTTATAGCGTTGGTACTCAGCATATATTTGTTGAGTGCCTTCTTTGCCTTCTTGCCAGTAGTTTTTCATGTCATCTACGCTCCAGTCGGCACCACCCCATAACACCATATTGTAAATTAAGCTGTTTGGCCCGTAGTTTACATCAGGATAATTAGGTGTAAACTGACGGTTATAGTTTACAGCAGATTCAAAACGCAACTTTGGTGAAAAATTGTAACCTGCAGAAACGTTAAAGTTTAGTCCGTTTAGTTGGGTATTAGGCACAAGTCCGCGTTGGTAGCTATAGGTTGATGAGAAACGTAAATCATATTTTTCTCCACTTGTGGCAACAGCAATGTTATTGCTGTTAATAAGTCCTGTTTGTAAGAAACGAGTAAGGTTATCTTTTCCGCGAG
Above is a window of Solitalea lacus DNA encoding:
- a CDS encoding SusD/RagB family nutrient-binding outer membrane lipoprotein → MQRRIKMKLNKKLIILLAAAGFSVSACQNFEELEKNPNKTTKSSPALLLTSIENDFYKGPWSDVQRWNQYWCSNYNYYANQEYSWTGGSTNYLTLNDIKQMELEAASSGSGLPTKNAYSALAKFFKAFFYIDMTMRLGDIPMDEALRTSEGIFKPKYNTQKEVFLQSLTWLEEANADLAALIIANDKNLAGDFLLGGKLTGWQKAVNAFKLRLLIHLSKKEADIDLKVKQRFAETIANPAKYPLPNSSEDNLQYVYNTTTNKYPLNPDNFGNTATRNNMSATYLNKLVSLKDPRTFIVAEPAPAKIAAGLTPADFAAYVGASSGESLDDMSSKANKGEYSFIRKDRYYQYLGEPCIQIGYIELCFNIAEAINRGWVNGNAADSYNKGIRASMQLYGISTDAINAYLAQPEVAYSSVADVALNQILMQKYLGFFQNSGWEAYYNQRRTGVPTFLVGPGTANSQRIPKRFLYPSSEHTNNTENLTKALQSQFGGKDDINELMWILK
- a CDS encoding DNA-3-methyladenine glycosylase I, which codes for MPNKTTLKTPDSELIRCGWCGNDPLYQKYHDEEWGREVRDDKTMFEFLLLESAQAGLSWITILRKRENYRKAFADFDVEKVAAFTEEDIERLLKDEGIIRNRLKITAAITNAKLFIELQKEFGSFNNYIWGFLPDGKPIINQPKSLSEVPPRTEISDAISKDMKKRGFKFFGTTICYAHMQATGMVNDHLVDCHVIHNGQ
- a CDS encoding SusC/RagA family TonB-linked outer membrane protein → MQKLYKSMVSMSIITLLTLLINVAAFAQQKVTGVVTDKKDQQPLPGVTVTVLGTPSGINTDIDGKYSLTVKEGQTLQFNFVGYMSKTIKVGLNTVINVQLEADSKILGEVVVTALGIKKDKAKLGYAVQEVKGDELIKAREPNPVNALVGKVSGLTVGASAELLGSPSILLRGKQPLFVVDGVPISSDTWNISSDDIETYTVLKGPAASALYGSNGQFGAVQITTKRGSKDTRGFSIDFNSSTMAQSGFNAIPKIQDMYGPGDHGKYEFVDGKGGGKNDADYDIWGPALNGQLIAQYDSPINPSTGKRTPTPFIARGKDNLTRFLQTGLINSNNIAVATSGEKYDLRFSSTYSYQRGLVPNTQLNGLNFNVSAGYNFSPKLRFESAVNYNRQFTPNYPDVNYGPNSLIYNMVLWGGADWSVDDMKNYWQEGKEGTQQIYAEYQRYNNPWFVAKEWLRSHHKTDMYGHMSLNYKFTNYLNLSARTQITTYDLLRTEKLPYSATTYGREQAKGDYREDMRNMFENNTDVLLNFDKEVVPSLDVKASLGANLRTFNYHSTYSTTDYLNIPGWYNLNNSLNPRQTFNYEAPMQVFSSYAYLDLMYKNFLSLSLTGRVDKSSTMPTQNNTFFYPSIGTGVVLSELIKMPTAISYLKLRGSYAKVGNTAVDQYISSAAVLSGYNLAYGMDYTTPYNGPSYKNNPSYSVSPIYNNQPGSSYTNILTNPDLQPGYSSAYETGAEMKFLGNRLGVDASYFSSLDGPRIFELPLSQATGYSSFLTNGIKSRRSGWELTLTGSPFRKINGFKWDVMVNWSTYKEVLTEIYPGIENLQQFLKVGDRLDKLYTSAFARTQNGQIINDDSGRPIQNPVSRFLGNMNPDWTWSFNNKFSYKQFTFGFQFDGRVGGKMVDYVLRQTMRGGRHIKTVQGAWGEARANDVKGIKSFIGEGVVVSNGAKINYDVDGNITNYDQLTFATNTTPTYLQDYISRHYSISEGNLIDKTYAKLREVTIGFNLPKSILNRMSVQRASISLVGRNLLYFAKVKDVDLDQFPGMTSQSSLQTPTSKSYGINLNITF
- a CDS encoding IS1380 family transposase, producing MEEIAVSKPYLNLDLKIDFTDKEITPWSGIVLLKKMLDRMEFEAALDRLPLPAQGSNRGYSPHQLIQQFMTSIWCGANKFEHCEVTRHDAVMKQCWGFKQMAGSKAIQRFFNKHTLATNQQIFTPLYQWFFGNLQYDNYTLDVDSTILTRYGGQQGSKKGYNPLKPGRNSHHPLIAFIEETKMVANFWLRSGDSYTSNNFQGFLADTIEKLNGKKIGLFRADSGFYGKEVFEYLEQSPQVGNYIIAARQYKPIQQKLAAQHLWVKVTAGIEVAESTYQSPLWDQPRRLVMVRQQVSERPCATGKTLKLFEDEGIYKNYRYSCFVTDLTLPALQVWNLYRQRANCENQIKELKYDFGADSFNLKNFDATEAALNWVMMAYNFISLFRQVVLNTQVEQRLKTLRYKVFAIGGYMVKNGSQKILKLSLAMKRREWFTGLWNCNKTFDLTKT